The Longimicrobium sp. sequence CGCGCCGGTGGTCAGGAACACCTGCTCCGCGCGGCAGCGCACGCCGCGGCGCGCCATCAGCTCCACCACCTGCTCCTTCAGCGGGAGATGCTGCGCGCGGTACTGCAGCGCGCCGGTGTCGGAGCGGAGGACGCGCTCCGCCGCGGCCACGTAGTCGTCGACCGGAAAGAGCTCCGGCGCGGGAAGGCCCAGGGCGAAGGAGATGACGCCGGGCCGCGCCATGTGCCCCATCATGGCGGCGATGGTGGAGGGGCGCAGGTCGCGCGTCCAGGCGGCCAGCGGCAGCGCGGCGAGCGCCGGATCGGCGGCCGCGGGTGGCGCGGGGGTGGAACGCGAGGCGAACGGAGACGGATCGGGAGCCATCGATGGACCTCTGCTATCCCCGCCACTGACGGCGGAGGCAGGCGGCGGGTGGAAGTGCCGCGTGAAAGAATTCGCGTTCTGGGAACCCGGCCGCGGGGCGGGGTGGGCATGGACGGCGGGCGTCCGTGCGGCCGGTGTACCTGCGATGGCGCGATGGAAACGGGGCTGGGAACCACCCTCCCTCCGCCGCGGTCGGCAAGAATAACAAGCGGATTGGCACAGTGCAAGGGACGCGCGGGAAACTGATACACAGAATACACCGCGGGACGAAACGTCGTGGCCACAACGAGATAGGCGCGAATGGATGGTCCTCTGAGGCGCGCACGCTCCGCCGAAAAACATCTGCTTTTCCGGCTGACGCGCGTGCTCGCCCGGGCATCGGAACGCGGCTCCAAGCCTGTCGACCGGGACGGCGCTCCCGGTCCGCACATGGAGGTGCGGAGACGCGGCGGACCTCGCCGAGCGATCTCCGTCCCCCGCGCTCTCCGTGAGAAAGCTCTGGACTGCGGGGGACGGATCGGTTAGCTTGATGTACGTCTCGCGTATGACGCGACCCGACACCGGTACGTTGACCGGAACCAGGAACGACAGGATATGCAGCCCGTTCTACGCCCCCTCATCGTCCTCCACTCCGACGCGGTGTTCAAGGAACGCCTGCGCCGGATCGGGAGCCAGCGCTTCAAGAGCCAGTTCGTGAACGACTGGGACGGACTGCGCACGGCGCTAAAGGAGGCCCCGCCCGCCGCGCTGGTGGTGGTGGACCCGTACACCCACAGCTACGGCGCCGAGGCCGAGCTCGCGCCCGACCTGCGCTCGCTGCTGTGGGAGTACCCCACGGCCACCGTGATCGCCGCGCTGGAGGTGAAGCGCCAGCGCGTGCGCGACCTGCGCACGCTGGGCGAGTGGGGGGTGAAGGAGGTGATCGCGCTGGATGAGGAAGACACCCTCGAGGCGATCAGCCGCCGCCTTCGCTCGGCGCAGGGGCGGCCGCTGCAGAGCCTGCTGGAGCGCTCGCTGCCGCCCACGCTGAGCGGGCGCGCGCGGACGCTGCTGATGGCCGCCGCCGAGGTGGTGGCCGAGGGCGGCCACGGGCGCGACCTGGCCGCCAGCCTGCGCCTTTCCGAGCGCACGCTGCTGCGCTGGGCCGAGCAGGCGGACCTGCCGCCGCCACGCCGCGTGCTGGCCTGGATGCGCGTGCTCCTTGCCTGCGAGCTGCTGGACGACCCCGGCCAGACGGTGCTCTCCGTGGCCTACACCTGCGGCTACGCCAGCGACAGCTCGCTGCGCCGCGCGGTGCAGGAGTTCACGGGCGTGCTGCTGACCGAGCTGCGCCAGGAGGGTGCCTTCGCCACGGCGAGCGAGAAGTTCCTGGCCGAGCTGGAGGACACGCGCGAGAGCGGCCGTGCGCGCCGCAAGGCCGAGCGCGCGGAAGCGCGGGCGGCCAAGACCGCGGGTGCCGGCGCGGCGAACTGATCGACCGCAGTGCGGGAGTATGAAAGTACGAGAGTACGGAACTGCTCCCGCTCTGCGGGGTCATGCGATGCCGAGGTTGGGGCGATGCGGAGCCCGGGTGCGAGCCCGGGCTTCTTCGCGTCTCCGCGGCATCGCGCCCTCTCCGGCCGGCTTAGGCCGTCCACCTCTCCCGTACCGGGAGAGGTAGCTATCAGGCATCACCGGCATGGGGAAACTTTGGCGTGAGCAGGGGCTGCAGGGTGCGCCCGTGCCGGACAGCCCCCCTCGCCCGGTACGGGAGAGGGCGAGCGCTCTCGGGCGCGGGGAGAGGGCGGCGCGGATGCCGGGGGAGCCGCACTTTCGCACCCCCAAAGGGGAAGGCCCGGAGCCGGGTGGCTCCGGGCCTTCAAGCGGGGGTCGGGCAGCGCCGAGGGCGTCGGGGGCGGGGAAGTGCTGCGGTAAGACTGGGCGGGCTGGTACTGCGGGTTCT is a genomic window containing:
- a CDS encoding helix-turn-helix domain-containing protein; the protein is MQPVLRPLIVLHSDAVFKERLRRIGSQRFKSQFVNDWDGLRTALKEAPPAALVVVDPYTHSYGAEAELAPDLRSLLWEYPTATVIAALEVKRQRVRDLRTLGEWGVKEVIALDEEDTLEAISRRLRSAQGRPLQSLLERSLPPTLSGRARTLLMAAAEVVAEGGHGRDLAASLRLSERTLLRWAEQADLPPPRRVLAWMRVLLACELLDDPGQTVLSVAYTCGYASDSSLRRAVQEFTGVLLTELRQEGAFATASEKFLAELEDTRESGRARRKAERAEARAAKTAGAGAAN